The following are encoded in a window of Roseimaritima ulvae genomic DNA:
- a CDS encoding arylsulfatase B — translation MIVPAKSSLAEDTAATAPNIVLMLSDDMGWAEPGFNGGNPELTPHIDSLASQGVRLTQFYAHSVCAPTRGALLSGRYAFRNWMDWRSEDFGKPSYLAKLNLTLAHNERGEPTRRIHALDSAERTIAEALSEVGYFTAITGKWHCGEWLPEHLPMGQGFQHQYGHYAWGIDYNHYTIPHNAPARFAVYDWHRNQQPLYEQGYTTDLIANEVVRLLSDRSDQPDKPFFIYVPFNAVHGPIEEVPRYTDQYPARQAALKCLDDAVGRIVGAVDQHGFTDNTLVIFANDNGGLTEEMNKPYRGTKNTTFEGGVRVPCVMRYPPKIKADTTNDGMMHVVDLLPTFATLAGASLEQTLPLDGFNMLPTIFDGQPSPRTEIIFEVEGSVRLPTIRSGDFKLMGEMLFNIAEDPSETTDVAAKHPQIVKQLTDKLAAAAKLRPPMGEKTLLMDPPLPYVYGQQENADAPQWLKDIVDRIRATQPQSWPEGTTPWPQAPQGATILYTGDGR, via the coding sequence GTGATCGTACCCGCAAAATCATCACTCGCCGAAGACACTGCGGCGACGGCTCCCAATATCGTCCTGATGCTGTCGGATGACATGGGGTGGGCCGAGCCGGGTTTTAACGGCGGCAACCCGGAACTGACGCCGCATATCGATTCTTTGGCCAGCCAGGGCGTGCGGCTGACCCAGTTCTACGCCCATTCGGTCTGCGCCCCCACCCGCGGTGCCCTGCTGAGCGGTCGCTATGCGTTTCGCAACTGGATGGATTGGCGGAGCGAAGATTTTGGCAAACCCAGCTACCTGGCCAAATTGAATCTAACCCTGGCGCACAACGAACGCGGCGAACCCACACGCCGCATCCATGCGCTCGACAGCGCCGAACGCACGATCGCCGAGGCGCTTTCGGAGGTCGGCTACTTCACCGCCATCACCGGCAAATGGCATTGCGGCGAATGGTTGCCTGAACACTTGCCGATGGGGCAGGGGTTCCAGCATCAATACGGGCACTACGCCTGGGGCATCGACTACAACCACTACACGATTCCCCATAACGCTCCGGCGCGGTTCGCTGTCTACGACTGGCACCGCAATCAACAACCGCTGTACGAACAGGGCTATACCACGGATCTGATCGCCAACGAAGTCGTTCGCTTGCTGTCCGACCGCAGCGACCAGCCCGACAAGCCGTTTTTTATCTACGTGCCCTTCAACGCCGTGCATGGTCCGATTGAAGAAGTGCCCCGTTACACCGATCAATACCCCGCGCGTCAAGCGGCATTGAAATGTTTGGACGATGCGGTGGGACGCATTGTCGGCGCCGTCGATCAACACGGTTTCACCGATAACACGCTGGTGATCTTTGCCAACGACAACGGCGGATTGACTGAAGAGATGAACAAGCCGTATCGAGGCACCAAGAACACCACCTTCGAAGGCGGCGTGCGCGTGCCTTGCGTGATGCGTTATCCGCCCAAGATCAAAGCGGACACGACCAACGACGGCATGATGCACGTGGTCGATCTGTTGCCCACCTTTGCAACCTTGGCCGGTGCGTCGCTGGAACAAACCCTTCCGCTCGATGGCTTCAACATGCTGCCGACGATTTTTGATGGCCAGCCCAGCCCGCGCACGGAGATCATCTTTGAAGTCGAAGGCAGCGTACGGCTGCCCACGATTCGATCGGGCGACTTTAAATTGATGGGTGAGATGCTGTTCAACATCGCGGAGGATCCCAGCGAGACCACCGACGTGGCGGCGAAACATCCGCAGATCGTCAAACAGCTGACGGACAAGCTGGCCGCAGCCGCTAAGCTGCGTCCGCCGATGGGCGAAAAGACTCTGCTGATGGATCCGCCGCTGCCGTACGTGTATGGCCAGCAAGAAAATGCAGATGCCCCTCAGTGGTTAAAAGATATCGTCGACCGGATCCGGGCCACTCAGCCCCAATCCTGGCCCGAGGGAACCACGCCTTGGCCCCAAGCACCGCAAGGCGCCACGATTCTTTACACCGGCGACGGCCGGTAA
- a CDS encoding YqjF family protein, whose protein sequence is MPHPALQHTDHRPWPIPSSPWTMAQRWSNLLFAHWPVPLELLRSEIPDVLEIDTFEGEAWIGIVPFELRIRPRLLPVVPAIAAFPEINVRTYVTHQGRPGVWFFSLDATSPLAVRLARWAFHLPYFDARMAANTEGQTMAFRSERRKAAVATRFFAAYRPVSDVFLASTGSLDAWLTERYCLYAADGKGRVARTEVHHQPWPLQKAACEIEQNSMTAPLGFELSGEPLLHYSKRIDVVNWLPQRLAAAP, encoded by the coding sequence ATGCCGCATCCAGCTTTACAACACACCGACCATCGGCCCTGGCCGATCCCCAGCAGCCCGTGGACGATGGCTCAGCGGTGGAGCAATTTGCTGTTCGCGCATTGGCCGGTGCCGCTGGAGTTGCTGCGCTCTGAAATCCCCGACGTGTTGGAGATCGACACTTTTGAGGGTGAGGCATGGATTGGCATCGTGCCGTTTGAGCTGCGGATCCGGCCGCGTCTTCTGCCCGTGGTGCCCGCCATCGCGGCGTTTCCAGAAATCAACGTGCGGACGTACGTGACGCATCAGGGACGGCCGGGCGTGTGGTTTTTTAGCCTCGACGCCACCAGCCCGCTGGCCGTTCGCTTGGCGCGCTGGGCGTTTCATCTGCCTTATTTTGATGCCCGCATGGCAGCGAATACGGAAGGGCAAACGATGGCCTTTCGCAGTGAACGCCGCAAAGCTGCCGTGGCGACGCGATTCTTCGCCGCCTATCGTCCGGTGTCCGACGTGTTTTTGGCCTCGACCGGCAGTTTGGACGCTTGGCTGACCGAGCGGTATTGTTTGTATGCGGCGGACGGCAAGGGCCGGGTGGCGCGTACCGAAGTTCATCACCAACCATGGCCGCTGCAGAAAGCCGCCTGCGAAATCGAGCAAAACAGCATGACCGCCCCGCTGGGATTCGAGCTGTCGGGCGAACCGTTGCTGCACTATTCAAAACGCATCGATGTCGTTAACTGGTTGCCCCAGCGTCTGGCAGCCGCCCCGTAG
- a CDS encoding inositol monophosphatase family protein, with the protein MDLDAHLDVARQAAVEAGEILVRYLAEGVEIRNKEASGGVSYDLVSDADLHAEQRIAEVLRKATPGYELLGEETLDGAADAEHLWVIDPLDGTNNFAHRLPHFAVSIAYYRHGKPAVGVVYNPARNDWYTAIAGGGAIHNGNRVQVSAAQQLSEVLIGCGFYYDRGAMMRSTLAAVNDLFETQIHGIRRFGTASLDLCQVGAGNFGGFFEYQLSPWDFAAGRLFVEEAGGRVTTATGDPLPMAKTSLVASNGHLHEALVEITQRHASY; encoded by the coding sequence GTGGATTTGGACGCTCATTTGGACGTCGCGCGTCAGGCCGCTGTGGAAGCGGGTGAAATTCTGGTCCGCTACCTGGCCGAGGGGGTGGAGATCCGCAACAAGGAGGCCAGCGGCGGGGTGAGCTACGACTTGGTTTCGGACGCCGACTTGCACGCCGAGCAACGGATCGCCGAAGTGCTTCGCAAAGCCACGCCGGGCTACGAATTGTTGGGAGAAGAAACGCTCGACGGCGCTGCCGATGCCGAACATCTATGGGTCATCGATCCGCTGGACGGCACCAACAACTTCGCGCATCGGCTGCCCCATTTCGCCGTTTCGATCGCTTACTACCGCCACGGCAAACCCGCCGTGGGCGTGGTCTACAATCCGGCTCGCAACGATTGGTACACGGCCATCGCGGGCGGCGGGGCGATCCATAATGGAAATCGCGTGCAGGTCTCCGCCGCGCAGCAGTTGTCGGAAGTCTTGATCGGCTGCGGGTTTTATTACGACCGCGGCGCGATGATGCGCAGTACTCTGGCGGCGGTTAATGATCTGTTCGAAACCCAGATCCATGGCATCCGCCGCTTTGGCACCGCGTCGCTGGACCTGTGCCAGGTGGGAGCGGGGAATTTCGGTGGCTTTTTCGAATACCAGTTATCTCCCTGGGACTTTGCCGCCGGCCGCTTGTTCGTCGAAGAAGCCGGTGGGCGAGTGACCACGGCGACCGGCGACCCGCTGCCGATGGCCAAGACCAGCTTGGTCGCTTCCAACGGCCACCTGCACGAGGCCCTCGTCGAGATCACGCAGCGACACGCGAGTTATTAA
- a CDS encoding aldo/keto reductase: MIKQRPLGDHSLAVSEIGFGGWPLGGQWGRQTDEDSVVALHAALDAGVTMVDTAAGYGEGRSERVIAGVLAERSAANDVLVATKTPPAPGPWPPSPYCRWQDRYSAAYLRDNVQQRLTNLGVERLGLLQLHTWTRAWNEDPQPLLVLRRMKEEGKLGLVGISTPEQDQNCVIPLMQNGLVDVVQVVFNLFHQQPAAQLFAAAEETGTGVIVRVALDEGALTGKYAADHVFPDDDFRSQYFAGDRMARTARRVDAIRQDVAKFGLTERYSLADVAIKFALSPPQVSTVIVGMRNTQQVEQNVAAAALPDLPEALLHVLRRHDWHRGVWYSGK; encoded by the coding sequence GTGATTAAACAACGTCCGCTTGGCGATCATTCGCTGGCCGTCTCCGAAATCGGCTTCGGCGGCTGGCCGCTGGGCGGGCAGTGGGGCCGGCAGACCGACGAGGACTCGGTGGTCGCGTTGCATGCGGCCCTGGACGCCGGGGTGACGATGGTGGACACCGCGGCCGGCTATGGCGAGGGACGCAGCGAACGGGTGATCGCCGGGGTGTTGGCCGAACGCTCTGCTGCAAACGACGTGCTGGTGGCTACGAAAACGCCGCCCGCGCCCGGTCCCTGGCCGCCTTCGCCCTATTGCCGCTGGCAAGATCGCTACAGCGCCGCGTACCTCCGCGATAACGTGCAGCAACGACTGACCAATCTGGGCGTCGAACGACTGGGCTTGCTGCAGTTGCACACCTGGACGCGAGCCTGGAACGAGGATCCCCAGCCGCTGTTGGTGCTGCGGCGGATGAAAGAAGAAGGCAAGCTGGGGCTGGTCGGGATCAGCACGCCGGAGCAGGATCAGAACTGTGTGATCCCGCTGATGCAAAACGGTCTGGTCGACGTGGTGCAGGTGGTGTTTAACTTGTTCCACCAACAGCCCGCCGCTCAACTGTTCGCCGCCGCGGAGGAAACGGGCACCGGTGTGATCGTTCGCGTGGCCTTGGACGAAGGCGCGCTGACGGGTAAATACGCCGCGGACCACGTGTTTCCCGACGACGACTTTCGCAGCCAATATTTCGCCGGTGACCGGATGGCTCGAACCGCTCGCCGCGTCGATGCGATCCGGCAGGACGTCGCCAAATTCGGTTTGACGGAACGCTATTCGCTGGCCGACGTGGCGATTAAATTCGCACTCTCGCCGCCGCAGGTCAGCACGGTTATCGTGGGCATGCGGAACACGCAACAAGTCGAACAAAACGTCGCCGCCGCGGCCCTACCGGACTTGCCCGAAGCCCTGCTGCACGTGCTCCGGCGCCACGATTGGCATCGCGGCGTCTGGTACAGCGGCAAGTAG